AATCGCGTCGTATTCACTGGTTGGTTCGGTAAATGCAGATTCTTTAGAGAGGCTTTTCGGCCGTCCACGAGGTGTGACTTCGCGGGTGTCGATACCACGTGCTCTCCGATGGAGGGTTCGACCTCGGTCTCCATACTGGTCCTCAATCTCAGTAAGTGAGGCTGCTGCTAACTCGCCAATTGTTCCGATATTGAGTTCACGTAATTCTCTGGCGGTAACTGGGCCAATGCCGTGGAGGTCCTCAATTGGTAGATCAGCAAGAAACTCTTCGACGGTACCAGGAGGAACGACAACAAGCCCATCTGGTTTATCATGGTCTGAGGCCACCTTCGCTGCATGCATTGTCGGAGCGATACCGACACTTGCAGTTAAGCCAACTTCTCGTTGGATCCGATCTCGGACATATCGTCCGTATCCCTCTGCAACGTCCCACGCTGTGCGATCAGTAACATCGAGATATGCCTCATCAATACTAACAACACGAAGAACATCAGCACAGTCCTCAAGAATATGCTGGATATCTTCAGCAACTGACTCATAAAATTCCATATCAACCGGACGATAGTAGCCAGCAGGAGTATTATTAGTCTGGCTCGCTGGCGGAAGTCGATCAATCGCCGATGATATCGGTTGTGCACTTTCGATCCCGTACTCTCTGGCCTCATAGCTTGCTGTTGCAACAGCGCCAACAGATGTTCCGGGTTCATATCCCATCCCAACAATGACTGGTTTGTTTTCCAGATCTGGCTCTTTGAGTCGCTCACAGGCTGCATAAAAACAGTCCAGATCAACGTGAAGTACAATCCGATCCTCCTCACGTTCTGTTCCTGGAAGCGTCCCCCCGTGTGACACATTTGATTTTGCCGTTGAATATACCTAAATCTCTCGCGATACAAACAATGGAAATCATTCGGATGCTCACAGAATTATAATACTGTCTAATTTTGCCTTAGTTAGTAGATTTATATTTCCACGCTATCCACATATGTTAGATAGGCAATCATTGAGGAGAATGGTACTCCGATCATTTCTAAATCAGCGAAATATATTTTTCAAAAAGAAAACTTTTGTTTTAATCAAGAAAAGGTTTAAGTGGATGTGCGGATAACTAATATATACGATGAGCGCTCAAGACGAAACTTCAGTCCGTCAGGAAGCAGGGTCAGTAGAAGGCAGCGACGCACTTCGAATGCCTGAAGAGAAGGCCGAAGAGATTATCAACGCTCTGCAAACTGACTTGGCAGCAACGTATGTTCTATACCATCAGCTCAAGAAACACCACTGGGTTGTAGAAGGTGCTGAGTTCAACGATCTTCATCTATTCCTTGGTGACGCCGCAGCAGATGCGGAAGAAGCAGCCGATGAATTGGCAGAACGAATTCAGGCGTTAGGCGGAGTTCCAGTTTCAGGCGGTGCTGCTCTTGAAGAGCACGCTCCGATTGAACCA
This portion of the Salinarchaeum sp. IM2453 genome encodes:
- the dinB gene encoding DNA polymerase IV gives rise to the protein MSHGGTLPGTEREEDRIVLHVDLDCFYAACERLKEPDLENKPVIVGMGYEPGTSVGAVATASYEAREYGIESAQPISSAIDRLPPASQTNNTPAGYYRPVDMEFYESVAEDIQHILEDCADVLRVVSIDEAYLDVTDRTAWDVAEGYGRYVRDRIQREVGLTASVGIAPTMHAAKVASDHDKPDGLVVVPPGTVEEFLADLPIEDLHGIGPVTARELRELNIGTIGELAAASLTEIEDQYGDRGRTLHRRARGIDTREVTPRGRPKSLSKESAFTEPTSEYDAIAARLETLADAVAERASAKNALYQTIGIKVVIPPYDINTRAHSLPGPIDDPDLIHDIATDLFEEFRDTAVRKVGIRVSNLSFADGEQSNLAKWETVEQESAHNDHSDDTETSDSNSSSQRTIDQFYSAESDSDQNI
- the dpsA gene encoding DNA starvation/stationary phase protection protein DpsA, whose translation is MSAQDETSVRQEAGSVEGSDALRMPEEKAEEIINALQTDLAATYVLYHQLKKHHWVVEGAEFNDLHLFLGDAAADAEEAADELAERIQALGGVPVSGGAALEEHAPIEPEGEDVYDIRTSLENDIHLYGEIIESLREHISVAGNLGDYNTRHMLEEILEDAEEYAHHIEHYLEDDTLVTEEAMR